A section of the Phaseolus vulgaris cultivar G19833 chromosome 8, P. vulgaris v2.0, whole genome shotgun sequence genome encodes:
- the LOC137823975 gene encoding uncharacterized protein isoform X2: MGGKGKRRREKNYRAAHGGYSALPPPPNPSQLEALPSKLRKIMSFSQHQNGANGSSKNKNIDDGHAQNTASKDKGDVRTIDVKEGNTNEQLKEPQHMNRTEEQLLESGAADKKKKKRKRKEVKDLRFEMEVDKTSSQLKRRERKKKYFESKKKKHKKSNEDEKLDFPGHEKIRFGDIVQAPPKLSVPPKAFKNASQERLRLQAIEEYRSRKGWKSRPGSYLPPSVTSDT; this comes from the exons atgggGGGTAAGGGAAAGAGAAGGAGAGAGAAGAACTACAGGGCTGCTCATGGTGGCTACAGTGCCCTCCCTCCCCCACCAAATCCTTCCCAGCTCGAGGCTTTGCCTTCCAAACTCCGCAAAATCATGTCTTTCTCTCAACACCAAAATG GGGCTAATGGGTCgtcaaagaacaaaaatatCGATGATGGGCATGCCCAAAAT ACTGCTTCAAAGGACAAAGGTGATGTTCGAACCATAGATGTCAAGGAGGGGAATACTAATGAACAATTGAAGGAGCCCCAACATATGAATAGGACTGAGGAACAACTTTTGGAAAGTGGTGCAGCtgacaagaaaaagaaaaaaaggaaaaggaaggaGGTTAAAGATCTCAGGTTTGAAATGGAAGTGGATAAAACAAGTTCCCAGTTGAAAAGACGAGAGCGTAAGAAAAA GTATTTCGAATCTAAAAAGAAGAAGCACAAAAAATCCAATGAAGATGAAAAACTGGACTTCCCTGGACATGAAAAAATAAGATTTGGAGATATTGTTCAAGCCCCACCAAAGCTATCTGTTCCTCCTAAG GCATTCAAGAATGCTTCTCAGGAGAGACTTAGACTCCAGGCTATAGAGGAATACAGGAGCCGCAAAGGATGGAAATCAAGGCCAGGAAGTTACCTTCCACCTTCGGTTACATCGGACACTTGA
- the LOC137823975 gene encoding protein PXR1 isoform X1, translated as MGGKGKRRREKNYRAAHGGYSALPPPPNPSQLEALPSKLRKIMSFSQHQNGANGSSKNKNIDDGHAQNKTASKDKGDVRTIDVKEGNTNEQLKEPQHMNRTEEQLLESGAADKKKKKRKRKEVKDLRFEMEVDKTSSQLKRRERKKKYFESKKKKHKKSNEDEKLDFPGHEKIRFGDIVQAPPKLSVPPKAFKNASQERLRLQAIEEYRSRKGWKSRPGSYLPPSVTSDT; from the exons atgggGGGTAAGGGAAAGAGAAGGAGAGAGAAGAACTACAGGGCTGCTCATGGTGGCTACAGTGCCCTCCCTCCCCCACCAAATCCTTCCCAGCTCGAGGCTTTGCCTTCCAAACTCCGCAAAATCATGTCTTTCTCTCAACACCAAAATG GGGCTAATGGGTCgtcaaagaacaaaaatatCGATGATGGGCATGCCCAAAAT AAGACTGCTTCAAAGGACAAAGGTGATGTTCGAACCATAGATGTCAAGGAGGGGAATACTAATGAACAATTGAAGGAGCCCCAACATATGAATAGGACTGAGGAACAACTTTTGGAAAGTGGTGCAGCtgacaagaaaaagaaaaaaaggaaaaggaaggaGGTTAAAGATCTCAGGTTTGAAATGGAAGTGGATAAAACAAGTTCCCAGTTGAAAAGACGAGAGCGTAAGAAAAA GTATTTCGAATCTAAAAAGAAGAAGCACAAAAAATCCAATGAAGATGAAAAACTGGACTTCCCTGGACATGAAAAAATAAGATTTGGAGATATTGTTCAAGCCCCACCAAAGCTATCTGTTCCTCCTAAG GCATTCAAGAATGCTTCTCAGGAGAGACTTAGACTCCAGGCTATAGAGGAATACAGGAGCCGCAAAGGATGGAAATCAAGGCCAGGAAGTTACCTTCCACCTTCGGTTACATCGGACACTTGA